The following are encoded together in the Planctomycetota bacterium genome:
- a CDS encoding lysophospholipid acyltransferase family protein has protein sequence MSGEILEDAWSFRFANVVGWYAKRLIGKNFHAMRVLAGQRDAVSALTAEPGPIMIVMNHSSWWDPMLVLALRRMFFPERSFLIPMDRVSLERFRFLRKCGLFGLDPDDPGSLAAMGDYVRRRMHELPRCTIGLTPQGRFVDVREPVRPRPGAAAILARSPSMRLWSVASEYGFWQEQKPEIFFSVVEVERPENGSTAGWQRQLAESMEANQRRLQEAVKTRDPLRFETLLGGRVSGNHPVYDFWLRLRGKTPGIETGHRSLPSNSPR, from the coding sequence GTGAGTGGCGAGATTCTTGAGGATGCCTGGAGCTTCCGGTTCGCCAACGTGGTGGGCTGGTACGCGAAGCGATTGATCGGAAAAAATTTCCACGCGATGCGAGTGCTTGCGGGACAGCGGGACGCGGTTTCCGCCCTCACCGCCGAGCCGGGTCCGATCATGATCGTCATGAATCATTCCAGCTGGTGGGACCCGATGCTCGTCCTGGCGCTGCGCCGCATGTTCTTTCCGGAGCGATCCTTCCTGATTCCGATGGACCGGGTCTCCCTGGAGCGGTTCCGTTTCCTGCGCAAGTGCGGCCTGTTCGGCCTGGATCCGGACGATCCGGGCTCGCTTGCGGCGATGGGTGACTATGTGCGACGCCGCATGCACGAACTGCCGCGCTGCACCATCGGCCTCACGCCGCAGGGGCGCTTCGTGGATGTGCGCGAACCTGTTCGGCCGCGTCCCGGCGCCGCGGCGATCCTGGCGCGGAGTCCCTCCATGCGCCTCTGGAGCGTGGCGAGCGAGTATGGATTCTGGCAGGAGCAGAAGCCGGAGATTTTCTTCAGCGTCGTGGAAGTGGAGAGGCCGGAGAATGGCTCGACCGCCGGCTGGCAGCGGCAACTTGCGGAATCCATGGAAGCGAATCAGCGCCGATTGCAGGAGGCGGTCAAGACGCGCGACCCGCTCCGATTTGAAACTCTCCTCGGCGGACGGGTGAGCGGGAATCATCCGGTGTACGACTTCTGGCTGCGACTTCGCGGAAAGACTCCCGGGATCGAGACCGGTCACCGCTCCCTTCCGTCGAATTCCCCGCGATGA
- a CDS encoding glycosyltransferase → MLLLEGIGFASLAAAALPLAMSAINLNLYRAPRLRARKRPAQTEVSICIPARDEAANIKACVVGILSSANATVEVLVYDDQSQDATPAIVESIARSDPRCRVVPTKPLEAGWNGKQWGCEQMGRASTATWLLFTDADVRFAPEAVALGLQFAEDSKADIVSTFPRQLCGTAGEAIIVPLIHFLLLGYLPFGFMRLFASPSFGAGCGQYLLVKREAWIRAGGHGAFRNSMHDGIQLPKAIRRAGGRSDLFDATDHLSVRMYRGFAATWRGFAKNAFEGLGSMTALIVFTLLHVMGHILPPILLIAWCLGMWLPPLAQGCLATALCAGFLTRILLAIRFRQPWLGVALHPLSILLMTLIQWRSWWLSRSGRRAWRGRISGT, encoded by the coding sequence ATGCTGCTTCTTGAAGGCATCGGCTTCGCTTCACTGGCCGCTGCCGCTTTGCCGCTGGCCATGAGCGCCATCAATCTGAATTTGTACCGGGCGCCCAGGCTCCGCGCCCGCAAGCGCCCGGCGCAGACCGAGGTTTCGATCTGCATTCCCGCCCGCGACGAAGCCGCCAACATCAAGGCATGCGTGGTGGGCATTCTGTCCAGCGCGAACGCCACGGTCGAGGTGCTGGTCTACGACGACCAAAGCCAGGATGCGACGCCCGCCATCGTCGAGTCGATCGCTCGGAGCGATCCGCGCTGCCGCGTCGTTCCGACGAAACCGCTGGAGGCCGGATGGAACGGCAAGCAGTGGGGCTGCGAGCAGATGGGACGAGCCTCGACCGCGACCTGGCTCCTTTTCACCGACGCCGACGTTCGATTCGCTCCGGAGGCCGTGGCCCTGGGATTGCAGTTCGCCGAGGATTCCAAAGCCGACATCGTGAGCACCTTTCCCCGGCAGCTCTGCGGCACCGCGGGCGAGGCGATAATCGTGCCGCTGATCCACTTTCTGCTGCTGGGCTATCTGCCATTCGGATTCATGCGACTCTTCGCGAGTCCAAGCTTTGGCGCGGGGTGCGGTCAATATCTGCTGGTCAAGCGCGAGGCGTGGATCCGCGCGGGGGGACATGGCGCCTTTCGCAACAGCATGCACGATGGCATTCAATTGCCCAAGGCGATTCGCAGGGCGGGTGGGCGCAGCGATCTCTTTGACGCCACCGACCACCTGAGCGTGCGCATGTACCGCGGATTCGCCGCCACCTGGAGGGGCTTCGCCAAAAACGCCTTCGAGGGGCTGGGCTCCATGACAGCGTTGATCGTCTTCACGCTGCTGCATGTGATGGGGCACATCCTGCCGCCGATCCTGCTGATCGCGTGGTGCCTCGGGATGTGGCTTCCGCCCTTGGCGCAGGGTTGCCTGGCCACCGCGCTCTGCGCGGGATTTCTGACCCGGATCCTGCTGGCCATCCGCTTCCGCCAGCCCTGGCTCGGCGTGGCGCTGCATCCACTCTCGATCCTGTTGATGACCTTGATCCAGTGGCGCAGCTGGTGGCTGTCGCGCAGCGGACGCCGCGCCTGGCGCGGGCGCATCTCAGGAACTTGA
- a CDS encoding ABC transporter ATP-binding protein/permease — protein sequence MSSGRGSRRLYREYLETLRERKRKAKIDPVSISWHGSERSLRRNRSFGQLFRSFLGELRPHRASLLFTMGTIALGAGLTLIPPAATKLAIDNVFIGAPLPAWIDRIIPHTVTGDRTALLGWIAVGILVVSVFGTAISISGRWQATRITKRLQVHIRRKTFEHAVHLPLHRVWQMKSGGIASLLREDAGGVAELVFNMLYNPFRAIVQLVGILTILTITDFRLLLGAGLLLPIVWLSHRTWIGRIRPLYRDIRQQRTDVDSHATEAFGGMRVVRAFAREQSETSRFLRGSHLMARQEILTWWWSRGIELAWALLIPTASALLLWYGGRQVIAGSLTPGDLVLFLTYLAMLLGPLEALASSATNFQTNLAGYDRTLDVLNETPELPDRPGAQRLDRRAMAGAMRVENLEFTYPNSKVPVICGVSFDVSPGETVAFVGASGAGKTTLCNLIARFFDPTGGRILVDGVDLRDIRLHDWRSLLGIVEQDVFLFDGTIADNIAYGRKHASTEDIERAAMLACCHGFIHEMPKKYLTRIGERGVRLSGGQRQRIAIARAVLADPRILILDEATSNLDVESELFIQEGLVNLMRHRTSFVIAHRLSTIRNAHKIVVLKGGAVAEIGSHEELMARGGSYSEMVLIQTARTEVKKIEPAAPAAVVSSS from the coding sequence ATGTCCTCTGGCCGCGGCAGCCGCCGCCTTTACCGCGAATATCTTGAGACCCTGCGCGAGCGGAAGAGGAAGGCCAAGATCGATCCGGTTTCCATCTCGTGGCATGGCTCGGAGCGCAGCCTGCGCCGCAACCGCTCCTTCGGTCAGCTCTTCCGCTCTTTCCTGGGCGAGTTGCGCCCCCACCGCGCCTCGCTTCTCTTCACCATGGGCACGATCGCGCTGGGCGCCGGCCTCACACTCATTCCGCCGGCCGCGACCAAGCTGGCCATCGACAATGTCTTCATCGGCGCGCCGCTGCCCGCATGGATCGACCGGATCATTCCGCACACCGTCACGGGGGACCGCACCGCGCTGCTGGGATGGATTGCCGTGGGCATTCTGGTGGTGAGCGTCTTCGGCACGGCCATCAGCATCTCCGGGCGCTGGCAGGCCACGCGCATCACCAAGCGGCTGCAGGTGCACATCCGCCGCAAGACCTTCGAGCATGCTGTGCATCTGCCGCTGCACCGCGTCTGGCAGATGAAATCCGGCGGCATCGCCAGCCTGCTGCGCGAGGACGCGGGCGGCGTGGCTGAACTGGTCTTCAACATGCTCTACAACCCCTTCCGCGCCATCGTGCAGCTGGTCGGGATCCTGACCATTCTCACGATCACGGATTTCAGGTTGCTGCTGGGGGCCGGGCTTCTGCTGCCGATTGTCTGGCTCAGTCATCGAACCTGGATCGGCCGTATCCGTCCGCTCTACCGTGACATCCGCCAGCAGCGCACCGACGTCGACTCGCACGCCACCGAGGCCTTCGGCGGCATGCGCGTGGTGCGGGCCTTCGCGCGCGAGCAGAGCGAGACATCGCGATTTCTGCGCGGCAGTCACCTGATGGCGCGGCAGGAGATCCTGACCTGGTGGTGGAGCCGCGGCATCGAGCTGGCATGGGCGCTGCTGATTCCCACGGCCAGCGCGCTGCTGCTCTGGTATGGCGGGCGGCAGGTGATCGCCGGTTCGCTGACCCCCGGCGATCTGGTTTTGTTCCTCACCTATCTCGCGATGCTGCTGGGACCTCTGGAAGCGCTGGCCAGCAGCGCCACGAATTTCCAGACGAACCTCGCCGGCTACGACCGCACGCTCGACGTGCTCAACGAAACGCCGGAGCTGCCCGATCGGCCCGGCGCGCAGCGACTGGACCGCCGCGCCATGGCCGGGGCGATGCGCGTCGAGAACCTTGAGTTCACCTATCCCAACTCCAAGGTTCCCGTGATCTGCGGCGTCTCCTTCGATGTGAGCCCCGGCGAGACCGTGGCCTTCGTCGGCGCCAGCGGCGCCGGCAAGACCACCCTGTGCAATCTCATCGCGCGATTCTTCGACCCGACCGGCGGGCGCATCCTGGTGGACGGCGTCGACCTGCGCGACATCCGGCTGCATGACTGGCGCAGCCTGCTGGGCATCGTGGAGCAGGATGTCTTCCTCTTCGATGGCACGATCGCCGACAACATCGCCTATGGGCGCAAGCACGCCTCGACGGAGGACATCGAACGGGCGGCCATGCTTGCCTGCTGCCACGGCTTCATCCACGAGATGCCCAAGAAATACCTGACCCGCATCGGCGAGCGCGGCGTGCGCCTCTCCGGCGGCCAGCGGCAGCGCATCGCCATCGCCCGCGCGGTGCTGGCGGATCCGCGCATCCTGATCCTGGACGAGGCCACCAGCAACCTCGACGTGGAGAGCGAGCTCTTCATCCAGGAGGGTCTGGTGAACCTGATGCGACACCGGACATCCTTCGTGATCGCGCACCGCCTCTCGACCATCCGCAACGCTCATAAGATCGTCGTGCTCAAGGGTGGCGCCGTGGCGGAAATCGGCTCGCACGAGGAGCTCATGGCCCGCGGCGGCTCCTACTCCGAGATGGTGCTGATCCAAACGGCGCGAACCGAGGTCAAGAAGATCGAGCCCGCTGCACCGGCCGCGGTCGTTTCAAGTTCCTGA
- a CDS encoding endonuclease/exonuclease/phosphatase family protein, with protein sequence MNLPRRSLSVVAALAWLLLAAAPPAAPAESAPQTAPKSAPAAKKPAAPKAKSETPAKAKREAGLLYGRPAPKKAPGTIRLAAYNMENFFDGVDDPNLSGEYDDIKMQTSESRCKALAKAIHDLDADVLGLEEVEGEDALRWFRDTYLKDMGYEYLASKEVGYYRGVEQALLSRFPIEDVQIWTNEDLSPMEKYIPKDADQRKKEGWGDDPKDKEPLKFQRSPLKAVVKLPDGQLLTLYVVHHKAGGKATAHHRDLEALRINEMIKEDLAKKSDALVAVVGDFNATPSEKPARIYRDKAFAGLVSAYEFRPEAGKDKESAKDDDADDDADMAAEKSAKTAARNLYLTHITNRAIDYILMSPALMKLAVPKSFFVMGTLMPGSDYDYKKDTPPEGYASDHCPVAIDLKVAAANTAKPKGK encoded by the coding sequence ATGAATCTTCCTCGCCGCTCCTTGAGTGTCGTCGCCGCTCTCGCATGGTTGCTGCTTGCCGCGGCTCCCCCCGCGGCGCCCGCTGAGAGCGCGCCGCAAACCGCGCCGAAGTCCGCTCCAGCCGCCAAGAAGCCGGCGGCACCCAAGGCCAAGAGCGAGACGCCCGCCAAGGCGAAGCGCGAGGCGGGACTTCTCTACGGCCGACCCGCGCCGAAGAAAGCCCCGGGCACGATCCGCCTGGCCGCCTACAACATGGAGAATTTCTTCGATGGCGTCGACGATCCGAATCTCTCGGGCGAATACGACGACATCAAGATGCAGACCAGCGAGAGCCGCTGCAAGGCGCTGGCCAAAGCCATCCACGACCTGGACGCCGACGTGCTGGGCCTGGAAGAGGTCGAGGGTGAGGATGCGCTGCGATGGTTCCGCGACACCTATCTCAAAGACATGGGCTACGAATACCTCGCGAGCAAGGAAGTGGGCTACTACCGCGGCGTCGAGCAGGCGCTGCTGAGTCGCTTTCCGATCGAGGATGTGCAGATCTGGACCAACGAGGATCTCTCGCCGATGGAGAAATACATTCCCAAGGACGCGGACCAGCGCAAGAAGGAGGGCTGGGGCGACGATCCGAAAGACAAGGAGCCGCTGAAGTTCCAGCGCAGCCCGCTGAAGGCGGTGGTGAAGCTTCCGGATGGACAGTTGCTGACCCTCTATGTGGTGCACCACAAAGCGGGCGGCAAGGCCACGGCGCATCACCGCGACCTTGAGGCGCTTCGCATCAACGAGATGATCAAAGAGGATCTCGCCAAGAAATCCGATGCGCTGGTTGCGGTGGTCGGCGATTTCAACGCCACTCCGAGCGAGAAGCCCGCGCGCATCTATCGCGACAAGGCTTTCGCCGGCCTGGTGAGCGCCTACGAGTTCCGTCCCGAGGCGGGCAAGGACAAGGAAAGCGCCAAGGACGATGACGCGGACGATGATGCGGACATGGCGGCGGAGAAATCAGCCAAGACCGCGGCCCGCAATCTCTATTTGACCCACATCACCAACCGCGCGATCGACTACATCCTGATGTCGCCGGCGCTGATGAAGCTCGCGGTGCCCAAGTCCTTCTTCGTGATGGGCACCCTGATGCCGGGCTCGGACTACGACTACAAGAAGGACACGCCGCCGGAGGGCTACGCCAGCGATCACTGCCCGGTCGCGATTGATTTGAAGGTGGCGGCGGCAAATACGGCGAAGCCCAAAGGGAAGTGA